The following coding sequences are from one Macaca mulatta isolate MMU2019108-1 chromosome 7, T2T-MMU8v2.0, whole genome shotgun sequence window:
- the SSTR1 gene encoding somatostatin receptor type 1 isoform X1 — protein MFPNGTASSPSSSPSPSPGSCGEGGGSRGPGAGAADGMEEPGRNASQNGTLSEGQGSAILISFIYSVVCLVGLCGNSMVIYVILRYAKMKTATNIYILNLAIADELLMLSVPFLVTSTLLRHWPFGALLCRLVLSVDAVNMFTSIYCLTVLSVDRYVAVVHPIKAARYRRPTVAKVVNLGVWVLSLLVILPIVVFSRTAANSDGTVACNMLMPEPAQRWLVGFVLYTFLMGFLLPVGAICLCYVLIIAKMRMVALKAGWQQRKRSERKITLMVMMVVMVFVICWMPFYVVQLVNVFAEQDDATVSQLSVILGYANSCANPILYGFLSDNFKRSFQRILCLSWMDNAAEEPVDYYATALKSRAYSVEDFQPENLESGGVFRNGTCTSRITTL, from the coding sequence ATGTTCCCCAATGGCACcgcctcctctccttcctcctctcctagTCCCAGCCCGGGCAGCTGCGGCGAAGGCGGCGGCAGCAGGGGCCCCGGGGCCGGCGCTGCGGACGGCATGGAGGAGCCGGGGAGAAACGCGTCCCAGAACGGGACCTTGAGCGAGGGCCAGGGCAGCGCCATCCTCATCTCTTTCATCTACTCCGTGGTGTGCCTGGTGGGGCTGTGTGGGAACTCTATGGTCATCTACGTGATCCTGCGCTATGCCAAGATGAAGACGGCCACCAACATCTATATCCTGAATCTGGCCATTGCTGATGAGCTGCTCATGCTCAGCGTGCCCTTCCTGGTCACCTCCACGTTGTTGCGCCACTGGCCCTTCGGTGCGCTGCTCTGCCGCCTCGTGCTCAGCGTGGACGCGGTCAACATGTTCACCAGCATCTACTGTCTGACTGTGCTTAGCGTGGACCGCTACGTGGCCGTGGTGCATCCGATCAAGGCGGCCCGCTACCGCCGGCCCACCGTGGCCAAGGTAGTAAACCTGGGGGTGTGGGTGCTATCGCTGCTAGTCATCCTGCCCATCGTGGTCTTCTCTCGCACCGCGGCCAACAGCGACGGCACGGTGGCCTGCAACATGCTCATGCCAGAGCCCGCTCAACGCTGGCTGGTGGGCTTCGTGTTGTACACATTTCTCATGGGCTTCCTGCTGCCCGTCGGGGCTATCTGCCTGTGCTACGTGCTCATCATTGCCAAGATGCGCATGGTGGCCCTCAAGGCCGGCTGGCAGCAGCGCAAGCGCTCGGAGCGCAAGATCACcttaatggtgatgatggtggtgatggtgtttgTCATCTGCTGGATGCCTTTCTACGTGGTGCAGCTGGTCAACGTGTTTGCTGAGCAGGACGACGCCACGGTGAGCCAGCTGTCGGTCATCCTCGGCTATGCCAACAGCTGCGCCAACCCCATCCTCTATGGCTTTCTCTCAGACAACTTCAAGCGCTCTTTCCAACGCATCCTGTGCCTCAGCTGGATGGACAACGCCGCGGAGGAGCCGGTTGACTATTACGCCACCGCACTCAAGAGCCGTGCCTACAGTGTGGAAGATTTCCAACCTGAGAACCTGGAGTCCGGCGGCGTCTTCCGTAATGGCACCTGCACGTCCCGGATCACGACGCTCTGA
- the SSTR1 gene encoding somatostatin receptor type 1 isoform X2: MEEPGRNASQNGTLSEGQGSAILISFIYSVVCLVGLCGNSMVIYVILRYAKMKTATNIYILNLAIADELLMLSVPFLVTSTLLRHWPFGALLCRLVLSVDAVNMFTSIYCLTVLSVDRYVAVVHPIKAARYRRPTVAKVVNLGVWVLSLLVILPIVVFSRTAANSDGTVACNMLMPEPAQRWLVGFVLYTFLMGFLLPVGAICLCYVLIIAKMRMVALKAGWQQRKRSERKITLMVMMVVMVFVICWMPFYVVQLVNVFAEQDDATVSQLSVILGYANSCANPILYGFLSDNFKRSFQRILCLSWMDNAAEEPVDYYATALKSRAYSVEDFQPENLESGGVFRNGTCTSRITTL; the protein is encoded by the coding sequence ATGGAGGAGCCGGGGAGAAACGCGTCCCAGAACGGGACCTTGAGCGAGGGCCAGGGCAGCGCCATCCTCATCTCTTTCATCTACTCCGTGGTGTGCCTGGTGGGGCTGTGTGGGAACTCTATGGTCATCTACGTGATCCTGCGCTATGCCAAGATGAAGACGGCCACCAACATCTATATCCTGAATCTGGCCATTGCTGATGAGCTGCTCATGCTCAGCGTGCCCTTCCTGGTCACCTCCACGTTGTTGCGCCACTGGCCCTTCGGTGCGCTGCTCTGCCGCCTCGTGCTCAGCGTGGACGCGGTCAACATGTTCACCAGCATCTACTGTCTGACTGTGCTTAGCGTGGACCGCTACGTGGCCGTGGTGCATCCGATCAAGGCGGCCCGCTACCGCCGGCCCACCGTGGCCAAGGTAGTAAACCTGGGGGTGTGGGTGCTATCGCTGCTAGTCATCCTGCCCATCGTGGTCTTCTCTCGCACCGCGGCCAACAGCGACGGCACGGTGGCCTGCAACATGCTCATGCCAGAGCCCGCTCAACGCTGGCTGGTGGGCTTCGTGTTGTACACATTTCTCATGGGCTTCCTGCTGCCCGTCGGGGCTATCTGCCTGTGCTACGTGCTCATCATTGCCAAGATGCGCATGGTGGCCCTCAAGGCCGGCTGGCAGCAGCGCAAGCGCTCGGAGCGCAAGATCACcttaatggtgatgatggtggtgatggtgtttgTCATCTGCTGGATGCCTTTCTACGTGGTGCAGCTGGTCAACGTGTTTGCTGAGCAGGACGACGCCACGGTGAGCCAGCTGTCGGTCATCCTCGGCTATGCCAACAGCTGCGCCAACCCCATCCTCTATGGCTTTCTCTCAGACAACTTCAAGCGCTCTTTCCAACGCATCCTGTGCCTCAGCTGGATGGACAACGCCGCGGAGGAGCCGGTTGACTATTACGCCACCGCACTCAAGAGCCGTGCCTACAGTGTGGAAGATTTCCAACCTGAGAACCTGGAGTCCGGCGGCGTCTTCCGTAATGGCACCTGCACGTCCCGGATCACGACGCTCTGA